From a single Mycolicibacterium moriokaense genomic region:
- a CDS encoding acyl-[acyl-carrier-protein] thioesterase — MPSMDVNQRLRPQPSDGYIYRTSWAVPTGDIGDQLQLRLDGVARYIQEVGAENLLDAGEAEAHPHWLVQRTVIDVIEPIEWPNEVSFSRWCSALSTRWCTMRVDLVGSEGGRIETEGFWIAINERTLTPQRVSDSLIDKFSSTADEHRLKWRPWLTNLDEADVVRPFALRRTDIDVFEHVTNTAYWHAIHEVMAEVPEVCRAPYRAVVEYRRPIQYGEDVTLRWARRDDDVNIAIAVGDEIRAAALLRTLS; from the coding sequence ATGCCAAGTATGGATGTGAACCAACGGCTGCGACCGCAGCCTTCGGACGGCTATATCTACCGCACGTCCTGGGCCGTGCCCACCGGCGACATCGGCGACCAGCTGCAGTTGCGCCTAGACGGGGTGGCCCGCTACATCCAGGAAGTCGGTGCCGAGAATCTGCTCGATGCAGGCGAGGCCGAGGCGCATCCGCACTGGCTCGTCCAGCGCACGGTGATCGATGTCATCGAGCCGATCGAGTGGCCCAACGAGGTGTCGTTCAGCCGCTGGTGCTCGGCACTGTCGACGCGCTGGTGCACGATGCGCGTCGATCTGGTCGGCAGCGAGGGCGGCCGGATCGAGACCGAGGGTTTCTGGATCGCGATCAACGAACGCACCCTGACACCGCAGCGGGTCTCCGACAGTCTGATCGACAAGTTCTCCAGCACCGCAGATGAGCACCGCCTCAAGTGGCGGCCGTGGTTGACCAACCTCGACGAGGCCGATGTGGTTAGACCATTCGCGTTGCGTCGCACCGATATCGACGTGTTCGAACACGTCACCAACACCGCCTACTGGCATGCCATCCACGAAGTGATGGCCGAAGTGCCTGAGGTGTGCCGCGCACCATATCGCGCGGTGGTCGAGTATCGCCGGCCGATCCAGTACGGCGAAGACGTCACCCTGCGATGGGCCCGACGCGACGACGACGTGAACATCGCGATCGCGGTCGGCGATGAAATCCGTGCTGCCGCATTGCTGCGAACGCTCAGCTAG
- a CDS encoding SDR family oxidoreductase — MTSVRGATAVITGGGSGIGRATAVSLANRGARVVVADIHADNANAVADQIRAEGHEAEAFVCDVGTDRAFGALKAFTMERFGGVDIVMNNVGVLTSGRPDHLPIAEWERIININLMSVVRSNATFLPILIAQGHGHIVNTASFAGLYTYSYDRIPYAATKAAIVQISEGLRLYLHPQGIGVTVLCPGPVATNILATMPERFGPEVQTGLPGPQFGILLPDTVGEMVANAILDDTFMLYTDDQVRDLLIERATDWDAFIAKQTDTLSGGGGGQLTSPRQDPATSSDS; from the coding sequence ATGACATCGGTACGGGGCGCCACAGCCGTCATCACCGGCGGCGGAAGCGGAATAGGCCGGGCTACGGCGGTTTCACTCGCGAACCGCGGGGCCCGTGTCGTCGTCGCGGACATCCACGCGGACAACGCGAATGCGGTCGCGGACCAGATCAGGGCGGAAGGTCACGAGGCCGAGGCTTTTGTCTGTGACGTCGGTACGGACCGGGCTTTCGGGGCTCTCAAGGCCTTCACGATGGAGCGTTTCGGGGGCGTCGACATCGTGATGAACAACGTCGGCGTTCTCACCAGCGGACGGCCCGATCACCTCCCCATTGCCGAATGGGAACGGATCATCAACATCAACCTGATGTCGGTGGTACGAAGTAACGCCACGTTCCTGCCGATCCTCATCGCGCAGGGCCACGGCCATATCGTCAACACCGCGTCCTTCGCGGGCCTTTACACGTACTCATATGACCGGATTCCCTACGCCGCCACCAAGGCTGCGATCGTTCAGATCTCGGAAGGACTCCGGCTCTACCTGCACCCGCAAGGTATCGGTGTCACCGTGCTATGTCCGGGACCGGTGGCGACCAACATCCTCGCCACGATGCCTGAAAGGTTCGGACCGGAAGTTCAAACCGGCCTTCCCGGACCGCAATTCGGAATCCTCCTGCCCGATACGGTGGGCGAGATGGTGGCCAACGCCATCCTCGACGACACCTTCATGCTGTATACCGACGATCAGGTCCGTGACCTCCTCATCGAGCGCGCGACGGACTGGGACGCCTTCATCGCCAAACAAACCGACACATTGAGCGGGGGCGGCGGAGGGCAGCTGACCAGCCCCCGGCAGGATCCGGCGACATCAAGCGACTCATAA
- a CDS encoding MlaD family protein: MKFNARATLVILAVMTLLGAVYMSFGVLDVSPAKQVTRLTLLLNTSGGLMPTSEVTMRGIKIGRVSDIQTTSTGLAVSIELDDEHRVPADSPITIENLSAAGEQYIDFKPKLIAPPYYTDGAVIPADRVAPVVTASDLLAKINVLFTALDLDQIHAIINEVAAAMADNDDTIDSLATTAGLTADVIHDDKALMATLFNNVSVLTTNLGDLNAGQVISETGHQLPRSIPAFLELIREIESISHAGMGVIGPDDAVTVLVQKLREYLDMLAGPLGSFATVLQPALKPLHDIKIDAGHWLDFWESTFNDTGSVRVQLNVPEWHQ, from the coding sequence ATGAAATTCAACGCCCGCGCCACGCTCGTCATCCTCGCGGTGATGACGCTGCTCGGTGCCGTCTACATGTCGTTCGGTGTGCTCGACGTGAGTCCGGCCAAGCAGGTCACCCGGCTCACCCTGCTGCTCAACACTTCCGGCGGCCTAATGCCGACCTCAGAGGTGACGATGCGCGGCATCAAGATCGGCCGAGTGTCGGATATCCAGACCACCAGCACCGGCCTCGCGGTCTCGATCGAACTCGACGACGAGCACCGGGTTCCGGCCGACAGCCCGATCACCATCGAAAATCTCTCGGCCGCAGGCGAACAGTACATCGACTTCAAGCCGAAGCTCATAGCGCCGCCGTATTACACCGACGGGGCAGTGATCCCCGCTGATCGCGTCGCACCGGTCGTGACGGCCAGTGACCTGCTCGCCAAGATCAATGTCTTGTTCACGGCGCTGGACCTCGACCAGATCCACGCCATCATCAACGAAGTGGCTGCGGCGATGGCCGACAACGACGACACCATCGACTCCCTGGCGACCACCGCCGGGTTGACCGCCGACGTGATCCACGATGACAAGGCCCTGATGGCCACCCTGTTCAACAATGTCTCCGTCCTCACCACCAACCTGGGCGACCTCAACGCCGGCCAGGTGATCAGCGAGACCGGCCATCAGCTACCGCGCTCGATACCGGCGTTCCTGGAGCTCATCCGCGAGATCGAGAGCATTTCACATGCGGGCATGGGCGTGATCGGCCCGGACGATGCGGTCACGGTCCTGGTTCAGAAACTCCGCGAATACCTCGACATGCTGGCCGGCCCGCTTGGCTCTTTTGCCACTGTGCTGCAGCCTGCGCTCAAACCGCTGCACGACATCAAAATCGACGCCGGGCACTGGCTCGACTTCTGGGAATCGACGTTCAACGATACTGGCAGTGTGCGGGTTCAGCTCAATGTGCCCGAATGGCACCAATGA
- a CDS encoding MlaD family protein, producing MRAVRVLLGVVMVIAAAACSLDPTRLPVPGAFTAHDAYKIKIEFSSVLNLPARAKVDSGGVQVGVLDRVELDGNTAVAYVEIAGKTTLSDNTRAELRQATPLGDIYIALLPPEERSAGVLRDGDTIPLRNTAPADNVEDLLRSMSNLVGGGAVGTLQNTVVEVNKAFPDDPAELTRMQRTVAGVLNDLAANQDTINGMLSSMENISTAMAANTTVFNRLVTEGPAKLEGLSDITLAVLNVVNNSRDIGTLNAELINPIAGDLMQMLSYLTPMVGTMATVDTTIPVLADKFVAFLRYKLLVFFRKGGPKFTITGLHPPTGNEGVDPADKTDAAVEAMQTMGLLPP from the coding sequence ATGCGTGCTGTTCGCGTGCTGCTGGGGGTGGTGATGGTCATTGCGGCGGCGGCATGCTCGCTGGATCCGACCCGGCTGCCGGTTCCGGGCGCGTTCACCGCACACGACGCGTACAAGATCAAGATCGAATTCTCCAGCGTGCTGAACCTGCCGGCCCGCGCGAAGGTGGACTCCGGTGGGGTGCAGGTCGGTGTGCTCGACCGTGTCGAGCTCGACGGCAACACCGCGGTCGCGTACGTCGAAATAGCCGGTAAAACCACGCTTTCCGACAACACCCGCGCCGAGCTTCGTCAGGCCACACCGCTCGGCGACATCTACATCGCCCTGCTTCCACCGGAGGAACGGTCGGCCGGGGTCCTGCGCGACGGCGATACCATCCCGCTGCGCAACACCGCCCCGGCCGACAACGTCGAAGACCTCCTGCGGTCGATGTCGAACCTGGTGGGCGGCGGCGCGGTCGGCACGCTGCAAAACACCGTGGTCGAGGTCAACAAGGCGTTCCCGGACGACCCCGCCGAGCTGACCCGGATGCAGCGCACCGTCGCCGGTGTGCTCAATGACCTTGCGGCCAACCAGGACACAATCAACGGCATGCTCTCGAGCATGGAGAACATCAGCACCGCGATGGCGGCGAATACCACGGTGTTCAACCGGCTCGTCACCGAAGGTCCGGCGAAGCTCGAAGGCCTGTCGGATATCACGTTGGCAGTCCTGAACGTGGTCAACAACTCTCGGGACATCGGCACTCTCAACGCCGAGCTGATCAACCCGATCGCCGGCGATCTGATGCAGATGCTGTCCTACCTCACACCCATGGTCGGAACGATGGCCACCGTCGACACCACCATCCCGGTGCTGGCCGACAAGTTCGTCGCGTTCCTGCGTTACAAACTTCTCGTGTTCTTCCGCAAGGGCGGACCGAAGTTCACGATCACCGGGCTTCATCCCCCGACCGGGAACGAGGGCGTGGATCCGGCGGACAAGACCGACGCAGCGGTCGAGGCGATGCAGACGATGGGACTGCTGCCGCCATGA
- a CDS encoding MlaD family protein, with protein sequence MAGLCAVRARLRSPLGIATVTAVVVAVVAAAVMGAKVVTPKINSTRTMCAEFTDAVGLYPGNKVALLGIEVGSTSAVVNKPDHVEVQFTVPADLDLPVDVGAVTYSQSIVTDRHIELTKAYTGGPKFTGPGCIKLESTKTPLSISETFSAVGNLADAIIGAQPGQDPSNAPGVRAINDSLSAASRSLQGTGPGLNQTMRNLVTMLGDPYKADADYRQLFENSEILTSDFLNNWDSFASVIRTLPETTQLIEGLSENFSGSLSYLSHSLPILVDAMQRFGPRMYNTAGSQVAWLRDLLNNHKPAILAMINSWPQFSNWMADIYEPAWGTHNVTYIPPQVAIAPTQAGAICQALTQRNIPGAASACASGNGSDPVTLGLTDLVLGAALG encoded by the coding sequence ATGGCCGGCCTCTGCGCTGTCCGCGCGCGGTTGCGTTCCCCGTTGGGTATCGCGACGGTGACGGCCGTCGTGGTCGCCGTCGTGGCCGCGGCGGTCATGGGTGCCAAGGTCGTGACGCCCAAAATCAACAGCACCCGGACGATGTGTGCCGAATTCACCGATGCGGTAGGGCTTTACCCGGGAAACAAGGTGGCGCTCCTGGGCATCGAAGTCGGTTCCACGAGCGCGGTCGTCAACAAGCCCGACCACGTCGAGGTCCAGTTCACCGTGCCCGCCGATCTCGACCTGCCCGTCGATGTCGGTGCGGTGACCTACTCGCAGTCGATTGTCACCGATCGTCATATCGAGCTGACCAAGGCCTACACCGGCGGTCCCAAATTCACCGGTCCGGGCTGCATCAAGCTGGAGTCGACCAAGACCCCGCTCAGCATCAGCGAAACCTTCTCCGCGGTAGGCAACCTCGCGGACGCCATTATTGGAGCCCAACCGGGTCAGGACCCGTCCAACGCGCCGGGTGTGCGAGCCATCAACGACAGCCTGAGCGCGGCCAGCCGTTCGCTGCAAGGCACCGGGCCAGGCCTGAACCAGACGATGCGCAATCTGGTCACCATGCTCGGCGACCCGTACAAGGCCGACGCCGACTACCGGCAGCTGTTCGAGAACAGCGAGATCCTCACATCGGACTTCCTCAACAACTGGGACAGTTTCGCGTCGGTCATCCGAACGCTTCCCGAGACAACCCAGTTGATCGAGGGCCTGTCGGAGAACTTCTCAGGGTCCCTGAGCTATCTGTCGCACTCGCTGCCGATCCTGGTCGACGCCATGCAGCGGTTCGGCCCGCGGATGTACAACACTGCGGGCTCGCAGGTCGCGTGGCTGCGGGACCTGCTGAACAACCACAAGCCCGCGATCCTCGCCATGATCAACTCGTGGCCGCAGTTCAGCAACTGGATGGCCGACATCTATGAGCCGGCGTGGGGCACTCACAACGTCACCTACATTCCCCCGCAGGTGGCGATAGCCCCGACCCAAGCCGGTGCGATATGCCAGGCGCTGACGCAGCGCAATATTCCCGGTGCCGCGTCGGCCTGCGCGTCGGGTAACGGTTCGGATCCGGTTACCCTCGGCCTCACCGATCTCGTCCTGGGGGCCGCGCTCGGATGA